TCCTGGAATGAGTTGTGGTTGTAACCACATAACGTAAAAAAGATTGAGAGGCACTGATACCTTTTCAAATCTTGTATCATTTTGTCCCCCACTGATGCTTGATTGACAGCATGTCCTGCTCCCTttagtttgaagttgttttttaaTGGTAGCCTACAGTTTTAGATGTGCAGTCGTTTTTCCGCCTGTCTCTTCCTCATTCTCTCTCTCCGTTTTAGGTGAACGGCTGCCTTTTAGACCCCCTCCCTCCCATCGCTGTCCTCCGCAAGTCCTCTACCTCGTCACCCAGCAACATGATGGAGACATCGATTGATGAGGGCATCGAGACTGAAGAGCCGGATGCAGAGGATGATCCCGCCCACCTGCTTTCAGCCTATCAGACGGCTCGATTTGGCCAACGGCGGCACACCCTGTCTGAGGTCACTAACCAGCCGGGACCTTCAAATCCAGGTTTGATTCCTCTTTTATATCTAATGACAGAAACAAAACTTCCAGCAGGATCCCTGATCTCACTAGACAACATATGTTCTCAGGTAAATTATTCACTATGGGCCACAACCCATCCATGGGAAGCGTCGACTCAGACATTGGCTACGACATGGGGTCTGCTCAAAGTGACCTCGGCCTGCTGGAGGACTCCCCCTCCCTCAGCGAAGTGATACCGGCCAGCAGCTCTACCCCTGGCTGCAGCCCCGCGCCTTTCATGATGGCAAGACCTCCAAACCCAGCAATGGTTGCCTTGACATCGCAGCACAGGGAGATGCTTAACCGCTCGCCGATCAGCTTCAGGGAAGGACGCCGTGCGTCTGATACCTCCCTCACACAAGGTCCGAACTAGTTTAGTGTTGCCTCAAATTGGTTCTTTTCCTGTAAGCAAGCAGACCACATTCACTTTACGAtgagttgttttgttgtttctctAGACCTTTACACCTAAATTAATTGTTTGGATCATCTCCTCAGCATGCAAGCAAGTTCTACAAAGTCCTGCTAGTGGCCTGAACTGgtcctcaaggactggagtcTGAACCCCTTATTGAACGGTCAAGTTTACTGTTcatatctaaacatttttacataggtctaaagattaaaaaaaatatttatcttaaaAGAAAGTTTGATTGTTTAACCATCGAAAGCAAACATTTAAAGCAGTTTAACGAATAATAAAGTAGCTTTCAATTAGCGTTTTGGAAATTGGAGTTGTCTTAAGATGAAAGAAATCTGCATTTGTTGTTTTGAACCCACTCTGGCACTGAGAGTTTCCTACTGCAGATAAGATACTGACTGCTCTCAACCGCTCCACACATGGAAGTCAGGACCACTTTGCTTTACAGCCTCTCACATCTCAGCCCCTCCCTTTTTCTCATAACCATGCAAAACATTCCTTGCAattacacaaacaaaccaaatttAATAGAGAAAAGCCTGTTTAATTAAATTGTGCCAACAACATCGAGCAAAGTGTTAGGCaactttcttttaaacaaaccagacatttttattacagtttGTGTCCCTTTTCACCTAAACACAGAAGAAATTCACAATCAGTCTGCTTCTCCATAATGAACCGAGTTTACAGTGAAGActtaaaggcagctaattaaaggTATGGTAGCTTGTTTTACCTCGATTTATTCTGTGAGCTGCAGAGAAGATCGTTCTCTCATTTCTTGTGTAATAATGTGTAAGACAATGTAGCTAACACAAATTCGCTGGACATCTCTATATTTTACTGTCCAGTTTGATGTGATCCTGTTGGAACTGAGCTTTACTGTGCTAGTTACTTTACTATCGGCTTTGCACGAATGTGccgtgccttgtaaaagtattaaagcttttcacaatttgtcatgTAAAGCCACACACAtatattttattgacattttacaCCAACAAACAACCCCAGCttgacctgcagctgtaatgtCAGCAAAGGGTGCTTGGGCAAGGTATTGACTCAGGAGGCTGAATACAGATCCACTCCCAACTTTTTGTTAGACTGTTGCAGAAAATACCGACAAGATGGATAGAAGTTTGTAATAGTAAcacgacaaaatgtgaaaaggttctagAGGTGTGAATAGCACTTGATGTGGTCGTACAGTCTCAAGATCAACTAGTGCTGAAGCTGCATGTAGGAGAACAAGGAGGAAGAGTTTAtttatcaaatgtttttcttgtactgggggatgtttttctgctgtctAGACATACCGTAGtgcaacacatttaaaaagacaCCATTTTGACATCTGCTTATCGTCtctatagttttttttcttatcttgTGCATTCAGTCCTTCTGAAACATTTGCTGTGATGGTGACTGTCTGCGGTGACAAGTTGAGAAAAACTCTTAGAAGGGTCACTGAAACAATGGGAAGCGTAACTGTGAGCCTAGTTTGAGGCTTCAGGTCTCAAAGTGCACACGGAGGAACTTTGATCCCTGTGAAGGCAACCTGCAGCTGCTTCGTTAAATGTTATATAGATAATATCCATGTATATGAGTTTATGTATACCGTCTGAGTCCCTCTTTTTTCACAcacctttttgttttcctgctcACTCTTCCCGTTTCGCATCCTTGGTTTCTCTGACGGCAATGATTCACCTTGTGAATCAGATGCACTTTTGAAGGTTTCAGCCCACATATTTCTCTCCCCTCCCCACCACCCCTTTACCCATCGTTTAACTCACTTTCCGTCTCTGTGCTGCTAATTccctctttgcttttttttccaataGCTGCAGTCTCTGGATTTCTTTCTTCTGCACATCAGAGGGAAATAGGAGCCAAAAAATAAGGAGGGCGGTAGTTAAACACACTCtatttatttagttgttttttttttacttatgtgCCTGCTGGTTGTAAATCACCTGCATTAAGGCCAAGTGGGGCTGATTACGCCAAGTTAAAAATATGCATCTTCGCTGGCTTCGCTCTGACAAGCAGCACTGTGCACACCCAGTTGGTATTTGcagttattaatttattttccataatcttcTTTGGAGGGTGTTGATGCTGCGGATTCCTTTGCGTCAGACCGCTGACTGCAGATTTAAATAACTCCCACCAACTCGGTGAGTCAGGTCCTTTCGTTCACAGCCGTAGCTCGTCACCACTGGCTGGATCATATCAGAGCTGTTTGCTGCTGCAcacacgcgcgcacacacacacacacacacacaatcacagatATACTGTCACgtatataaacacacacagctgaCATGCATCCAGCAGCCATGTCAGCAGGGGCGACAGAAGCCCTCAGCAGTCTGACGTCAAGCAGGATTAAGCCCGTTTCTCTGAGCCAGAGATGGAGACTCAAGTTGCAGTTCTAtttgttgtgattatttttatgaatatattatttaatattttattaaataataatttggtgtGATAAGTGTTGTCCAAtcaggcgatggtattaggacaatagtgaaagggatgagccaagctctgacattactgaacagcaaataTCTGCACACACAGGGAATAAACtcacacaattttttaaaatacaagaatgtattgacaaaaataagtcaactcaaagccaaacatatttcaatcaacaaactctttcctatgctaaaacaacccaagtaaactaccaagcagaacgaaagaataaggaagaccaactatatacaaaataaacaagtgaatcgAAGATggctgaaaaccatgaccaaaaaagtgatgcaatattaccatgcaatgttatttatgtttgagaaccaaagatTATCTTGAGGAACCTGGAAATgcagttaagttagtcttggaaccaatttaggcaGTAATTGGTACACCTTTAGACaatcattcacaatgcaagatcagataaaatattatttgaataaaataatatttcaaagaatgatttgctaaaTAAAGCCAACCTTCTgtatgactaattctcaatggtgtttcaTTAACTGCcttcatttaataaaataatatttaaggaaatattactttgaataaaaccaacaaccttcctgtagaaattattcttagctggtgtttaattagctatcacatttcggaaataatatttagggaaatattattttcctagattggaaacttaacctttctggataaatgattcttaataGACTCATAAGATGGCGGTCAAAAGTCGCGTGTTACCTTAGCTAAGAAAGGACTCTTATAGCTTATTACCATTCCTTTCAAATCAAACGTACTTTTTAAAATGCCATCAATAAAGGATCAAAATGCATTAGCGTTATGGCCAATCTGTCTAAAAACCAcccttcaaataaagtttgtcttaacacatcaaacaaaacaaatgtcattaaaCGAAgaatatttagattatttcattctaaactaatcttctttgcccaaacactacctctggGTCAGAGATTgcagctctgactcctcctctttctGGGCTGTGTTAGGAGTAGGTTAGTGTGATTTTAAAAGGTGCAGAGATTCATGCAGGCCTTCAATGATGTAtagttcagagtccatgttcatctGTGGATGAGGTCCcaacatattttaaagaaaatgtgtctTAGACTTATGGTTTTAGACCAGAGTCTCCCTAATCTTTTTCTCATGTAATCAGTGGTGGAGGTAAGCCAGTATGTGAGCCACAGACTGCAGCTCTAAAAGGTGCGTCTGATTCTTCAGCCAGGAGCTGTTTTAACAATCTTTGTTAGTTGTAGCTTCATAATAACAACCACATATATGTCTCCCCAAATTAACTCTGTATTAAATGACTTTGGGCCATttttagaacaaaataaacttaatttacCCCGACTCTCGCTCTTAAGCTATCATCATTGCCAGCAAAGACACTTCCAGGTTTTCAAAAAGGACTACTGATCCAATTTTCTTTCCCTTGCTCACAACGTTGTGCCTCGCTCTTTATTCAGGAATTTATAACGTGTCTGGGAACATGTTTGGGCTCCTAATAATTTTACTAATTCACACACTCTGTGAGGAGAAAAACAGCATCCAAACCATGCAATAAAAGCTGCAACTCTATAAGATAGAATAACATCAAAAACTATTTCAAGTTAAAATGTGAAATTCATATATAGATTATTTACACACTAATTtatatatttcaggtgtttatttccatttattagtgattatggcttacatcTAACGAAGACCCAAAACTCAGTTTCTCAGAGTATTACATTagagcaataaaaaaatatatatttttttatacagatatGTGACGTTATGGCCAAGTTTTGGCCTTCAAAATCACAGAAAAAATGGTTGTCTTGGCAGTCTCCAGTAAATACCCTCTACAAGGAGCATAAACCACAAAATGTGCCTATTCATAGGGCGGTATTCTAACATATTAaaggaaaattgagtggaaggtaAAACTGCAATAGAAAAATACCTCAGTTGGCAGAGCCATAGGCTAAAGGCCTCCATGAcacactgcattgatgcagtaattcatgaaaAAGGAGCCCCGACCAAGAACTGAGTCCATATACTTTACAGTACATAGAAATACTTTTCAGTAGGctgattgtttttgttaaaaacccTTTTTGGAGAGTATTAATTTGGGATCTAAAAGTCAGGTTTAGCTGgagtttttaagttaatgaatCTGTATAATATTTCTTTCACttattgaatcaaatcactaaAATTGAATTTTTGTGATTTTGAGGGGTTTTATTTCCAGATGCAACTGCAACACCTGTGAACATTTCTGGATGGAGGTTTTCTTGTTAAAAGTGATCATTTTTCATCAATCCATTTGGTTTCTGCTCTCAGGTCTGGTGGCGTTCCGGCAGCATCTCCAAAACCTGGCGAGGACCAAAGGCATCTTGGAGCTAAACAAAGTCCAGATGCTGGTGGAGCGGATGGGCTCTGGGGATGGGGCCGTTGCTGGTCTCCTGGGACCACAGCATCATTTGCACAACCTGCTGGAGGTTAGTTTTCTACCCAGTCTCACTCCagtctttattttttcaaataccTGCCCTCAGATTCATCCCTGCTACCCTCCTAATTTAACATcggcataaaaacaaaaagtaataatCTCACACAAGCAGCCAGCTGTTGTGTAACCCCAGGAGAGGCAGCCAACTCTGGCTTGTTTACTGTCTCCCGTCCCCATGGAGCTCCGAGCCTCGGCCAAAATGAATGCAGCCATTGTTGATACGAGTCGGACTCGCCCATAGAAATGACAAGAACAACAATCAcacaaaaaaggcaaacaagCTTATACACACACCGGTACACACAACAAAACAGGAACTATTCAAGGAAcgaattgttgcttttctgtaaaCAAAACCCAAATGAGCACAAACAatatcttgttttgtttttcttgtttgtttattttttttgtccacTTTCATTATGCAATAAACCTTCTCTTTGTTGGTTATGACCCTTGAAGCCCCATCATCCTTTTAATTAGCTTTCATTCCATTTACCTAATGTGAAATCTTTCTGGTGCACGCCATTTAGGGAAAGGCATCAGGCCGATGAGTCGCCACACAGGCATTTGTGCAGGagaaagcaaaaataattcatttaagCTACATGAAGCGCCCAGACTCTGACACAGCTTTATTATCTGACTAGGATGGGTGGGAAGGATCTGTGATCTGAGCCTGTGGGGATTTTGTTTCCAatggtttatgtttttaattaaagggCGAGGCCTGCAAGCAGCAGGAGGGCCTAGCTTTATACCAAGGTGAAGCCCAGCCGCCTCTCCTGTCCCGCAGACAGAGTTTGGAAACACAGTACCTCACACACAGACTGCAGGTACAGTCAGCATTACTCACTCTGACCATTTTTACAAGCTCATACATGTTTATACCTGACAGCCACCATTAATATTAAGCTGTTTTACTGAACATTTGATGTCATTCACAAATTTAGAAATTACCTGACACAATTGAAGAGAAGCATCACATTGTGCAAGTGATTATAGCTGTCATCATTAGTTGCAATGTCTTTTTGCCCAGAAGGCCAACATCTTGGCAAACAGTCCTGCTAGCTGTCAGATTTTCTGTAAGGAGACTCCTCGCAGTTTAGAGCAGCAGCTACAGGAACACAGGTAAAACAAAGATGTCTCGTCTTCGCCCTATTTTTTGTTTCCTCTTTTTCCTTTCTGAATTCCTAGTGTTTCCTGTTACATTCATACAgacccttgcaaaagtactcaaaccttttcacagttgtgacattacaaccacaagcgtattgggattttaaggtATAGACCAACGCAAttgcagacagatcagggataaggttgtggagaagtctAATTCCCATTTAGGGTATATATTTCAAGATTTgagcatctcacagagcactgatcAATTCATCATCCAAATTATGACCATTCATCTaaactgggcaaggagagcattaattagaaAAGCAGccatgttaactctggaggagctgcagagattcacagctcaggtaggacaactattagttgggGATGCTAGGAAGATGGGTGGAGATgcatacagggcaatcctgcaGGAAAACCAGTAAGAGGCTTTAAAATGCTTAAgactgggaggaagccagagctacagactgatgtttcttgtgttagaatggcccagtcaaagtccagacccaaatgTAGTTGGAAATCTGCTGTAAGACTTAAAAATGATCTAATGTTACTGAACTTaagccattttgcaaagaagaataggaAACATTCTAAAAAGGTTGAAAgtgcaaaaaagtattttaacgTCTGCAGGAAAGGAAGCAGCTGGTAACCAGCCTCATGAACAGACTGATGTTTCATGTTGTTCAACATCATCCATGTTACATTGCCGATTTCATGCCAAGCATTTTTTCTTTGCCTTTCATATGATTCTAATGATCAGAGCAGCTTTAAGTAGGCTGCtatgtttcagtttcacaaaCACTTTTCAACATATTACTATAAACGTTTTTATTCATATAAAGGTCTTCCTACCCTACAGTTAGCTGGCTTTCCATCCCTGTTTGGATAGATGTTTTTAAACAGACGCACATGCAACAACTTAGTGACAGCTTGCATACAAATGTCAGAATTCAGCattttaatgaactttttcccaacatttgctgattgtttgatattaaaaatatttgtattcttGTTTGCTTGTGTTAATTTAAAGCATTGTCTCCTCTCAGACTGAACCAGAAGAGGATGTACCTACAGCAGCAGTCACAAGGCATGGGACTGCAGACCTATTTCAACCAGATGCAGATAGCTGAAGGCTCCTACACACCAGTCGGCCCTGCTCTGGACCCTGCTGCGCCTCAGGGTCCCCCTCAGGGCCCTTCCATGCCAGCTGGCGGCCAGCCTCAGCCCCTCCAGCAAGGCAGCCCTCAGGCTTCCTCCCCCTACGGCCACACCCTCAGCCTGAGCCCTCTAATGCCGCCAGGTGAGGGCGTGGTTTACGATCCCTACATGAGCCATCACCACTACACCCAACATCTGCCTCATGGAGCCCACCACCAGCTCCACCACCAGCAGTCTCACGATGCTTCCAGCAGTGGCATGGGCTTCGGTTTCCCTGTAGGCTGTGAGCAGCAGGCCCTCGGGCCCTCCCCTGAGGTTCTTCCCCCAGACCAGTACGAGTTCTCCATTAACCCCAGCTTACTGCCGCCACCTGCTCCAGGAGAGGTGGAGGCCAGAGCTGTGCCTGGGGTTCTGGCTGGGGCGGCACAGTCGGACAACCTCGGGATGAACGAGCTGCCAAGTTCTCTGCTGGACAGCGAGATGATGGAGACTGTGGACTCCCAGCAGGGCTTCGTACTGGTCAACTAATTAGAGAGCAGTGTTAAAACAGCAACACAGCATTAAGA
This genomic window from Girardinichthys multiradiatus isolate DD_20200921_A chromosome 18, DD_fGirMul_XY1, whole genome shotgun sequence contains:
- the sik2b gene encoding serine/threonine-protein kinase SIK2 isoform X3; protein product: MVMADSVQKPLLRGPVRVGFYDIERTLGKGNFAVVKLARHRITKTEVAIKIIDKTQLDAVNLEKIYREVQIMKMLDHPHIIKLYQVMETKNMLYLVTEYAKNGEIFDYLAKHGRLSELEARRKFWQILSAVDYCHNRNIVHRDLKAENLLLDGHMNIKIADFGFANFFQPGEPLATWCGSPPYAAPEVFEGQQYEGPQLDIWSMGVVLYVLVCGALPFDGPTLPVLRQRVLEGRFRIPYFMTEDCEHLIRRMLVLDPSKRLSLAQIKEHKWMTLDVPVQRPVLYQQPLSTEGEPGVGEYSEQVLRLMHSLGIDQHKTIESLQNKSYNHFAAIYYLLVERLKAHRCSFPVEQRLDARQRRPSTIAEQTVIKSTSGSAQTASPLEQNFMVEDISTPKVNGCLLDPLPPIAVLRKSSTSSPSNMMETSIDEGIETEEPDAEDDPAHLLSAYQTARFGQRRHTLSEVTNQPGPSNPGKLFTMGHNPSMGSVDSDIGYDMGSAQSDLGLLEDSPSLSEVIPASSSTPGCSPAPFMMARPPNPAMVALTSQHREMLNRSPISFREGRRASDTSLTQGLVAFRQHLQNLARTKGILELNKVQMLVERMGSGDGAVAGLLGPQHHLHNLLEGEACKQQEGLALYQGEAQPPLLSRRQSLETQYLTHRLQKANILANSPASCQIFCKETPRSLEQQLQEHRLNQKRMYLQQQSQGMGLQTYFNQMQIAEGSYTPVGPALDPAAPQGPPQGPSMPAGGQPQPLQQGSPQASSPYGHTLSLSPLMPPGEGVVYDPYMSHHHYTQHLPHGAHHQLHHQQSHDASSSGMGFGFPVGCEQQALGPSPEVLPPDQYEFSINPSLLPPPAPGEVEARAVPGVLAGAAQSDNLGMNELPSSLLDSEMMETVDSQQGFVLVN
- the sik2b gene encoding serine/threonine-protein kinase SIK2 isoform X2 yields the protein MVMADSVQKPLLRGPVRVGFYDIERTLGKGNFAVVKLARHRITKTEVAIKIIDKTQLDAVNLEKIYREVQIMKMLDHPHIIKLYQVMETKNMLYLVTEYAKNGEIFDYLAKHGRLSELEARRKFWQILSAVDYCHNRNIVHRDLKAENLLLDGHMNIKIADFGFANFFQPGEPLATWCGSPPYAAPEVFEGQQYEGPQLDIWSMGVVLYVLVCGALPFDGPTLPVLRQRVLEGRFRIPYFMTEDCEHLIRRMLVLDPSKRLSLAQIKEHKWMTLDVPVQRPVLYQQPLSTEGEPGVGEYSEQVLRLMHSLGIDQHKTIESLQNKSYNHFAAIYYLLVERLKAHRCSFPVEQRLDARQRRPSTIAEQTVIKSTSGSAQVGLPLQGVRLLRPPTIPQPTSDACTFPQTASPLEQNFMVEDISTPKVNGCLLDPLPPIAVLRKSSTSSPSNMMETSIDEGIETEEPDAEDDPAHLLSAYQTARFGQRRHTLSEVTNQPGPSNPGKLFTMGHNPSMGSVDSDIGYDMGSAQSDLGLLEDSPSLSEVIPASSSTPGCSPAPFMMARPPNPAMVALTSQHREMLNRSPISFREGRRASDTSLTQGLVAFRQHLQNLARTKGILELNKVQMLVERMGSGDGAVAGLLGPQHHLHNLLEGEACKQQEGLALYQGEAQPPLLSRRQSLETQYLTHRLQANILANSPASCQIFCKETPRSLEQQLQEHRLNQKRMYLQQQSQGMGLQTYFNQMQIAEGSYTPVGPALDPAAPQGPPQGPSMPAGGQPQPLQQGSPQASSPYGHTLSLSPLMPPGEGVVYDPYMSHHHYTQHLPHGAHHQLHHQQSHDASSSGMGFGFPVGCEQQALGPSPEVLPPDQYEFSINPSLLPPPAPGEVEARAVPGVLAGAAQSDNLGMNELPSSLLDSEMMETVDSQQGFVLVN
- the sik2b gene encoding serine/threonine-protein kinase SIK2 isoform X5, producing the protein MKMLDHPHIIKLYQVMETKNMLYLVTEYAKNGEIFDYLAKHGRLSELEARRKFWQILSAVDYCHNRNIVHRDLKAENLLLDGHMNIKIADFGFANFFQPGEPLATWCGSPPYAAPEVFEGQQYEGPQLDIWSMGVVLYVLVCGALPFDGPTLPVLRQRVLEGRFRIPYFMTEDCEHLIRRMLVLDPSKRLSLAQIKEHKWMTLDVPVQRPVLYQQPLSTEGEPGVGEYSEQVLRLMHSLGIDQHKTIESLQNKSYNHFAAIYYLLVERLKAHRCSFPVEQRLDARQRRPSTIAEQTVIKSTSGSAQVGLPLQGVRLLRPPTIPQPTSDACTFPQTASPLEQNFMVEDISTPKVNGCLLDPLPPIAVLRKSSTSSPSNMMETSIDEGIETEEPDAEDDPAHLLSAYQTARFGQRRHTLSEVTNQPGPSNPGKLFTMGHNPSMGSVDSDIGYDMGSAQSDLGLLEDSPSLSEVIPASSSTPGCSPAPFMMARPPNPAMVALTSQHREMLNRSPISFREGRRASDTSLTQGLVAFRQHLQNLARTKGILELNKVQMLVERMGSGDGAVAGLLGPQHHLHNLLEGEACKQQEGLALYQGEAQPPLLSRRQSLETQYLTHRLQKANILANSPASCQIFCKETPRSLEQQLQEHRLNQKRMYLQQQSQGMGLQTYFNQMQIAEGSYTPVGPALDPAAPQGPPQGPSMPAGGQPQPLQQGSPQASSPYGHTLSLSPLMPPGEGVVYDPYMSHHHYTQHLPHGAHHQLHHQQSHDASSSGMGFGFPVGCEQQALGPSPEVLPPDQYEFSINPSLLPPPAPGEVEARAVPGVLAGAAQSDNLGMNELPSSLLDSEMMETVDSQQGFVLVN
- the sik2b gene encoding serine/threonine-protein kinase SIK2 isoform X4, whose translation is MQVAIKIIDKTQLDAVNLEKIYREVQIMKMLDHPHIIKLYQVMETKNMLYLVTEYAKNGEIFDYLAKHGRLSELEARRKFWQILSAVDYCHNRNIVHRDLKAENLLLDGHMNIKIADFGFANFFQPGEPLATWCGSPPYAAPEVFEGQQYEGPQLDIWSMGVVLYVLVCGALPFDGPTLPVLRQRVLEGRFRIPYFMTEDCEHLIRRMLVLDPSKRLSLAQIKEHKWMTLDVPVQRPVLYQQPLSTEGEPGVGEYSEQVLRLMHSLGIDQHKTIESLQNKSYNHFAAIYYLLVERLKAHRCSFPVEQRLDARQRRPSTIAEQTVIKSTSGSAQVGLPLQGVRLLRPPTIPQPTSDACTFPQTASPLEQNFMVEDISTPKVNGCLLDPLPPIAVLRKSSTSSPSNMMETSIDEGIETEEPDAEDDPAHLLSAYQTARFGQRRHTLSEVTNQPGPSNPGKLFTMGHNPSMGSVDSDIGYDMGSAQSDLGLLEDSPSLSEVIPASSSTPGCSPAPFMMARPPNPAMVALTSQHREMLNRSPISFREGRRASDTSLTQGLVAFRQHLQNLARTKGILELNKVQMLVERMGSGDGAVAGLLGPQHHLHNLLEGEACKQQEGLALYQGEAQPPLLSRRQSLETQYLTHRLQKANILANSPASCQIFCKETPRSLEQQLQEHRLNQKRMYLQQQSQGMGLQTYFNQMQIAEGSYTPVGPALDPAAPQGPPQGPSMPAGGQPQPLQQGSPQASSPYGHTLSLSPLMPPGEGVVYDPYMSHHHYTQHLPHGAHHQLHHQQSHDASSSGMGFGFPVGCEQQALGPSPEVLPPDQYEFSINPSLLPPPAPGEVEARAVPGVLAGAAQSDNLGMNELPSSLLDSEMMETVDSQQGFVLVN
- the sik2b gene encoding serine/threonine-protein kinase SIK2 isoform X1, with amino-acid sequence MVMADSVQKPLLRGPVRVGFYDIERTLGKGNFAVVKLARHRITKTEVAIKIIDKTQLDAVNLEKIYREVQIMKMLDHPHIIKLYQVMETKNMLYLVTEYAKNGEIFDYLAKHGRLSELEARRKFWQILSAVDYCHNRNIVHRDLKAENLLLDGHMNIKIADFGFANFFQPGEPLATWCGSPPYAAPEVFEGQQYEGPQLDIWSMGVVLYVLVCGALPFDGPTLPVLRQRVLEGRFRIPYFMTEDCEHLIRRMLVLDPSKRLSLAQIKEHKWMTLDVPVQRPVLYQQPLSTEGEPGVGEYSEQVLRLMHSLGIDQHKTIESLQNKSYNHFAAIYYLLVERLKAHRCSFPVEQRLDARQRRPSTIAEQTVIKSTSGSAQVGLPLQGVRLLRPPTIPQPTSDACTFPQTASPLEQNFMVEDISTPKVNGCLLDPLPPIAVLRKSSTSSPSNMMETSIDEGIETEEPDAEDDPAHLLSAYQTARFGQRRHTLSEVTNQPGPSNPGKLFTMGHNPSMGSVDSDIGYDMGSAQSDLGLLEDSPSLSEVIPASSSTPGCSPAPFMMARPPNPAMVALTSQHREMLNRSPISFREGRRASDTSLTQGLVAFRQHLQNLARTKGILELNKVQMLVERMGSGDGAVAGLLGPQHHLHNLLEGEACKQQEGLALYQGEAQPPLLSRRQSLETQYLTHRLQKANILANSPASCQIFCKETPRSLEQQLQEHRLNQKRMYLQQQSQGMGLQTYFNQMQIAEGSYTPVGPALDPAAPQGPPQGPSMPAGGQPQPLQQGSPQASSPYGHTLSLSPLMPPGEGVVYDPYMSHHHYTQHLPHGAHHQLHHQQSHDASSSGMGFGFPVGCEQQALGPSPEVLPPDQYEFSINPSLLPPPAPGEVEARAVPGVLAGAAQSDNLGMNELPSSLLDSEMMETVDSQQGFVLVN